One Malus domestica chromosome 11, GDT2T_hap1 genomic region harbors:
- the LOC103449032 gene encoding uncharacterized protein isoform X1 has product MGFNAVFGCLKEVFPQVDFRILRAIAIEHPFDADAAVLDVLSEFPNLATQSFLAVSPVQVQSSGTPPVQAAQQKEKGKLLMHQQVIKESGVPEPGPAAGDDHTSGSSHGNPTLVKQVDSLQNGPVQSDADTSTGSEAVISDVKGMNFDVQVGQQQSASGMTSLSMPEKDAVNGTLVDVLPKWKSFYFPVNCDYESVLHETRDKVESFAVDSSFPEHAPNAPQCDIPPEFSSGPLLADDEVESFAVDSSFPEHAPNAPQCDIPPEHAPNAPQCDIPPEFSSGPLLADDEVESLAVDSSFPEHAPNAPQCDIRPEFSSGPLLADDNLQASGPLDHTSEKDCSPREMVDNDIEETATNSVCNIDVLEEIIEDSKHNKKTLFSAMESVISMMREVEVQEKAVDIVQEEASRGGLDIMVKVEELKQMLAHAKDANDMHAGEVFGEKAILATEARELQSRLLNLSDERDKSLAILNEMRGTLEERLDAAAEARRLAEQDKLEKEECARKALAEQEAEMEKVVQESKILQQQAEENSKLREFLMDRGRIVDMLQGEISVICHDVRLLKEKFDERVPLSESVSSSQTSCILASSGSSMKSVAFDLVPERLELPKSPEKASPAPSVDGLSPKSILERERTKADQKELIDGGWDVVFDEELDV; this is encoded by the exons ATGGGTTTCAATGCGGTTTTTGGCTGCTTAAAGGAAGTTTTTCCACAG GTTGATTTTCGCATTCTGAGGGCTATTGCTATTGAACATCCCTTTGATGCCGATGCAGCTGTCCTCGATGTTCTTAGTGAGTTCCCTAACTTGGCTACACAATCGTTTTTGGCTGTCAGTCCTGTGCAGGTTCAGAGTTCTGGGACTCCACCGGTACAAGCAG CTCAACAGAAGGAGAAGGGTAAACTATTGATGCACCAGCAGGTAATTAAGGAATCAGGGGTTCCAGAACCTGGACCGGCAGCTGGTGATGATCACACAAGTGGTTCCTCTCATGGCAACCCCACGCTGGTGAAGCAAGTGGACTCATTGCAGAATGGTCCTGTTCAATCAGATGCGGATACAAGTACTGGAAGTGAAGCAGTGATTTCTGATGTAAAGGGTATGAATTTTGATGTCCAAGTTGGGCAGCAGCAGTCTGCATCTGGCATGACGAGTCTTTCAATGCCTGAAAAAGATGCAGTAAATGGCACCTTGGTTGATGTGCTTCCTAAGTGGAAAAGTTTTTATTTCCCTGTGAATTGTGATTACGAATCGGTTCTCCATGAAACACGTGATAAAGTAGAATCATTTGCGGTTGATTCTTCTTTCCCAGAACATGCACCCAATGCTCCACAGTGTGACATTCCTCCAGAGTTTAGTTCAGGCCCTCTTCTTGCTGATGATGAAGTAGAATCATTTGCAGTTGATTCTTCTTTCCCAGAACATGCACCCAATGCTCCACAGTGTGACATTCCTCCAGAGCATGCACCCAATGCTCCACAGTGTGACATTCCTCCAGAGTTTAGTTCAGGCCCTCTTCTTGCTGATGATGAAGTAGAATCATTGGCAGTTGATTCTTCTTTCCCAGAACATGCACCCAATGCTCCACAGTGTGACATTCGTCCAGAGTTTAGTTCAGGCCCTCTTCTTGCTGATGACAACTTACAGGCATCTGGTCCTTTGGATCATACTTCTGAGAAAGACTGTTCTCCAAGGGAAATGGTTGATAATGACATTGAGGAGACCGCCACAAACAGCGTATGCAATATTGATGTTCTGGAAGAGATCATTGAAGATTCTAAACATAACAAG AAAACCCTGTTTTCAGCCATGGAATCGGTCATCAGCATGATGAGAGAAGTGGAGGTCCAGGAGAAAGCGGTGGATATTGTTCAAGAGGAAGCTTCTAGGGGAGGTTTGGATATCATGGTCAAGGTGGAGGAGCTTAAACAGATGTTGGCACATGCAAAAGACGCAAATGACATG CATGCTGGAGAAGTCTTTGGGGAGAAAGCAATTTTAGCAACTGAAGCGAGGGAGCTTCAGTCTCGATTGCTCAACTTATCAGATGAGAGAGATAAATCACTTGCGATTCTTAATGAG ATGCGTGGAACCCTTGAGGAACGGCTAGATGCGGCAGCGGAGGCAAGGAGACTGGCCGAGCAGGACAAGCTAGAAAAGGAAGAATGTGCCCGGAAAGCTCTTGCTGAACAAGAAGCGGAGATGGAGAAAGTTGTTCAGGAGTCGAAAATATTGCAACAACAGGCGGAGGAAAATTCGAAG TTACGGGAGTTTCTGATGGATCGTGGCCGCATTGTTGATATGCTACA AGGAGAAATTTCTGTTATTTGTCACGATGTCAGGCTTCTGAAAGAGAAGTTTGATGAGCGGGTTCCGCTAAGCGAGTCAGTATCCTCGAGCCAGACGAGCTGCATCCTAGCTTCTTCAGGCTCATCCATGAAAAGCGTGGCATTCGATTTAGTTCCAGAACGACTTGAGTTACCAAAGTCGCCAGAGAAGGCAAGCCCCGCTCCTTCAGTTGACGGCCTATCACCAAAAAGCATACTCGAACGGGAAAGAACCAAGGCCGATCAAAAGGAACTTATCGACGGTGGATGGGATGTCGTCTTCGACGAAGAATTGGATGTCTAA
- the LOC103449032 gene encoding uncharacterized protein isoform X2, which translates to MGFNAVFGCLKEVFPQVDFRILRAIAIEHPFDADAAVLDVLSEFPNLATQSFLAVSPVQVQSSGTPPVQAAQQKEKGKLLMHQQVIKESGVPEPGPAAGDDHTSGSSHGNPTLVKQVDSLQNGPVQSDADTSTGSEAVISDVKGMNFDVQVGQQQSASGMTSLSMPEKDAVNGTLVDVLPKWKSFYFPVNCDYESVLHETRDKVESFAVDSSFPEHAPNAPQCDIPPEFSSGPLLADDEVESFAVDSSFPEHAPNAPQCDIPPEHAPNAPQCDIPPEFSSGPLLADDEVESLAVDSSFPEHAPNAPQCDIRPEFSSGPLLADDNLQASGPLDHTSEKDCSPREMVDNDIEETATNSVCNIDVLEEIIEDSKHNKKTLFSAMESVISMMREVEVQEKAVDIVQEEASRGGLDIMVKVEELKQMLAHAKDANDMHAGEVFGEKAILATEARELQSRLLNLSDERDKSLAILNEMRGTLEERLDAAAEARRLAEQDKLEKEECARKALAEQEAEMEKVVQESKILQQQAEENSKVTTISSDHGHIKLR; encoded by the exons ATGGGTTTCAATGCGGTTTTTGGCTGCTTAAAGGAAGTTTTTCCACAG GTTGATTTTCGCATTCTGAGGGCTATTGCTATTGAACATCCCTTTGATGCCGATGCAGCTGTCCTCGATGTTCTTAGTGAGTTCCCTAACTTGGCTACACAATCGTTTTTGGCTGTCAGTCCTGTGCAGGTTCAGAGTTCTGGGACTCCACCGGTACAAGCAG CTCAACAGAAGGAGAAGGGTAAACTATTGATGCACCAGCAGGTAATTAAGGAATCAGGGGTTCCAGAACCTGGACCGGCAGCTGGTGATGATCACACAAGTGGTTCCTCTCATGGCAACCCCACGCTGGTGAAGCAAGTGGACTCATTGCAGAATGGTCCTGTTCAATCAGATGCGGATACAAGTACTGGAAGTGAAGCAGTGATTTCTGATGTAAAGGGTATGAATTTTGATGTCCAAGTTGGGCAGCAGCAGTCTGCATCTGGCATGACGAGTCTTTCAATGCCTGAAAAAGATGCAGTAAATGGCACCTTGGTTGATGTGCTTCCTAAGTGGAAAAGTTTTTATTTCCCTGTGAATTGTGATTACGAATCGGTTCTCCATGAAACACGTGATAAAGTAGAATCATTTGCGGTTGATTCTTCTTTCCCAGAACATGCACCCAATGCTCCACAGTGTGACATTCCTCCAGAGTTTAGTTCAGGCCCTCTTCTTGCTGATGATGAAGTAGAATCATTTGCAGTTGATTCTTCTTTCCCAGAACATGCACCCAATGCTCCACAGTGTGACATTCCTCCAGAGCATGCACCCAATGCTCCACAGTGTGACATTCCTCCAGAGTTTAGTTCAGGCCCTCTTCTTGCTGATGATGAAGTAGAATCATTGGCAGTTGATTCTTCTTTCCCAGAACATGCACCCAATGCTCCACAGTGTGACATTCGTCCAGAGTTTAGTTCAGGCCCTCTTCTTGCTGATGACAACTTACAGGCATCTGGTCCTTTGGATCATACTTCTGAGAAAGACTGTTCTCCAAGGGAAATGGTTGATAATGACATTGAGGAGACCGCCACAAACAGCGTATGCAATATTGATGTTCTGGAAGAGATCATTGAAGATTCTAAACATAACAAG AAAACCCTGTTTTCAGCCATGGAATCGGTCATCAGCATGATGAGAGAAGTGGAGGTCCAGGAGAAAGCGGTGGATATTGTTCAAGAGGAAGCTTCTAGGGGAGGTTTGGATATCATGGTCAAGGTGGAGGAGCTTAAACAGATGTTGGCACATGCAAAAGACGCAAATGACATG CATGCTGGAGAAGTCTTTGGGGAGAAAGCAATTTTAGCAACTGAAGCGAGGGAGCTTCAGTCTCGATTGCTCAACTTATCAGATGAGAGAGATAAATCACTTGCGATTCTTAATGAG ATGCGTGGAACCCTTGAGGAACGGCTAGATGCGGCAGCGGAGGCAAGGAGACTGGCCGAGCAGGACAAGCTAGAAAAGGAAGAATGTGCCCGGAAAGCTCTTGCTGAACAAGAAGCGGAGATGGAGAAAGTTGTTCAGGAGTCGAAAATATTGCAACAACAGGCGGAGGAAAATTCGAAGGTAACAACTATTTCCAGTGACCATGGACATATTAAA ttaagaTAA
- the LOC139189384 gene encoding uncharacterized protein — protein sequence MSGPSDRRFDLNLVEEAAPPSPDNIWRPSFVSPTGPLTVGDSVMKNDMTAAVVARNLLTPKDNRLLSKRSDELAVKDSLALSVQCAGSVSNMAQRLFARTRQVESLAAEVMSLKQEIRGLKHENKQLHRLAHDYATNMKRKLDQMKETDGQVLLDHQRFVGLFQRHLLPSSSGAVPRNEAPNDQPLMPPPSRVLSSTEAPNNPPPVPSLSGALPTAETSPKQPL from the coding sequence atgtctggcccctccgaccgtcgttttgacttgaaccttgttgaagaggcagccccgccttctccagacaacatatggcgcccatccttcgtctcccctactggtcctcttaccgttggggattccgtgatgaagaatgatatgaccgctgcggtggtggccaggaaccttctcactcccaaagataacagactactttccaaacggtctgatgagttagctgttaaggattcgctggctctcagtgttcagtgtgcaggttctgtgtctaatatggcccaacgcctatttgctcgaacccgccaagttgaatcattggcggctgaagtgatgagtctcaaacaggagattagagggctcaagcatgagaataaacagttgcaccggctcgcacatgactatgctacaaacatgaagaggaagcttgaccagatgaaggaaactgatggtcaggttttacttgatcatcagagatttgtgggtttgttccaaaggcatttattgccttcgtcttctggggctgtaccgcgtaatgaagctccaaatgatcaacctctgatgcctcctccttctagggttctgtccagtactgaggctccaaataatccccctccggtgccttctctttctggggctctaccgactgctgagacttctcctaagcaacctttgtga
- the LOC108174586 gene encoding small polypeptide DEVIL 14, which produces MDMEAKAIPTRTRSSSSKVRPWGRCSKQIREQRARLYIIWRCSVMLLCWHE; this is translated from the coding sequence ATGGACATGGAAGCCAAGGCGATTCCAACAAGGACGAGGAGTTCTAGTTCGAAGGTTCGGCCATGGGGACGGTGTTCGAAGCAGATACGAGAGCAGCGGGCGCGGCTTTACATCATATGGAGATGTAGTGTGATGCTCTTATGCTGGCATGAGTAA